One part of the Paroedura picta isolate Pp20150507F chromosome 5, Ppicta_v3.0, whole genome shotgun sequence genome encodes these proteins:
- the EIF3L gene encoding eukaryotic translation initiation factor 3 subunit L: MSYPMDDYDEGSYDPYTYPGDYDMHTGDPKQDLAYERQYEQQTYQVIPEVIKNFIQYFHKTVSDLIDQKVYELQASRVSSDVIDQKVYEIQDIYENSWTKLTERFFKNTPWPEAEAIAPQVGNDAVFLILYKELYYRHIYAKVSGGPSLEQRFESYYNYCNLFNYILNADGPAPLELPNQWLWDIIDEFIYQFQSFSQYRCKTAKKSEEEIDFLRSNPKIWNVHSVLNVLHSLVDKSNINRQLEVYTSGGDPESVAGEYGRHSLYKMLGYFSLVGLLRLHSLLGDYYQAIKVLENIELNKKSMYSRVPECQVTTYYYVGFAYLMMRRYQDAIRVFANILLYIQRTKSMFQRTTYKYEMINKQNEQMHALLAIALTMYPMRIDESIHLQLREKYGDKMLRMQKGDPQIYEELFSYACPKFLSPVVPNYDNVHPNYHKEPFLQQLKVFADEVQQQAQLSTIRSFLKLYTTMPVAKLAGFLDLTEQEFRIQLLVFKHKMKNLVWTSGISALDGEFQSASEVDFYIDKDMIHIADTKVARRYGDFFIRQIHKFEELNRTLKKMGQRP; the protein is encoded by the exons ATGTCCTATCCGATGGATGACTACGATGAG GGGTCCTATGATCCTTATACTTATCCAGGTGACTATGATATGCACACAG GAGATCCAAAACAGGATCTAGCTTATGAACGACAATATGAGCAGCAAACTTACCAGGTGATTCCAGAAGTGATCAAAAACTTTATCCAGTATTTTCATAAGACTGTGTCTGATCTGATTGATCAAAAAGTGTATGAGCTACAGGCCAGTCGTGTATCTAGTGATGTCATCGACCAGAAAGTATATGAAATCCAGGACATTTATGAAAACAG CTGGACCAAGCTGACAGAAAGGTTCTTCAAAAACACACCATGGCCAGAGGCTGAGGCTATTGCTCCGCAGGTTGGAAATG ATGCGGTCTTCCTGATCTTATACAAAGAACTGTATTACAGGCACATCTATGCTAAAGTCAGT GGTGGTCCATCCTTGGAACAGAGATTTGAATCTTACTACAACTACTGCAATCTATTCAACTACATTCTTA ATGCAGATGGCCCAGCTCCCCTGGAACTGCCCAATCAGTGGCTCTGGGATATCATTGATGAATTTATATATCAG TTCCAGTCCTTCAGTCAGTACCGCTGCAAAACAGCCAAAAAATCTGAGGAAGAGATTGATTTCTTGCGTTCAAACCCCAAGATCTGGAATGTCCACAGCGTCCTCAATGTGCTGCACTCTCTTGTGGACAAATCCAACATCAATCGACAGCTAGAGGTCTACACGAGTGGAG GTGACCCTGAGAGTGTGGCCGGGGAGTATGGCCGTCATTCCCTGTATAAGATGCTGGGCTACTTTAGTCTTGTCGGTCTGCTGCGTCTCCATTCCCTGCTGGGAGATTACTACCAGGCCATCAAAGTTTTGGAGAACATTGAACTTAACAAAAAG AGCATGTATTCTCGAGTGCCTGAGTGCCAGGTCACTACCTATTACTATGTGGGTTTTGCTTACCTCATGATGCGACGCTACCAAGATGCTATCCGTGTCTTTGCCAATATCCTCCTGTATATTCAGAGGACCAAGAGCATGTTCCAGAGGACAACCTACAAATATGAGATG ATTAACAAGCAAAATGAGCAGATGCACGCCCTCCTGGCGATTGCGCTCACCATGTACCCTATGCGCATAGATGAAAGCATTCACCTGCAGCTTAGAGAGAAGTATGGGGACAAGATGCTGCGCATGCAGAAGGGAGACCCCCAAATATATGAAGAGCTCTTTAGCTATGCCTGCCCCAAGTTCCTTTCTCCCGTGGTCCCCAACTATGACAATGTACATCCCAACTACCACAAGGAGCCTTTCCTGCAGCAGCTGAAAGTCTTTGCCGATGAAGTTCAGCAGCAAGCTCAGCTCTCCACCATCCGCAGTTTTCTAAAGCTCTACACCACTATGCCGGTCGCCAAGCTGGCTGGCTTCCTGGACCTCACCGAGCAGGAATTCCGCATCCAGCTGCTGGTCTTCAAGCACAAGATGAAGAACCTGGTCTGGACAAGCGGGATCTCTGCCCTGGATGGGGAGTTCCAGTCGGCCTCCGAGGTGGACTTCTATATTGACAAG GACATGATCCACATTGCAGACACAAAGGTGGCTCGCCGCTACGGTGACTTCTTCATCCGTCAGATTCATAAATTCGAGGAG CTGAATCGGACCCTGAAGAAGATGGGCCAAAGACCTTGA
- the ANKRD54 gene encoding ankyrin repeat domain-containing protein 54 isoform X2: MAEGGAGASSPAADMFSLAGLGAALRAVPPEAPAAASLSFLQLPWQRERRVCKMPTHHRRRRAARLHLKGGPLGKEIHALKRLREAANANDLETVQQLLEDGADPCAADDKGRTALHFASCNGNDHIVQLLLDHGANPNQRDGLGNTPLHLAACTNHVPVITILLHGGARVDAVDRAGRTPLHLAKSKLNILQEGFSQSLEAVRLEVKQIIQMLREYLKRLGRHEQQKQLDNLCTRLQMTSTKEQVDEVTDLLASFTSLSLQKQKIEQR, encoded by the exons ATGGCGGAGGGAGGCGCTGGAGCCTCGAGCCCGGCCGCCGACATGTTCTCCCTGGCCGGCCTGGGAGCCGCGCTGCGGGCCGTCCCGCCGGAGGCCCCCGCGGCCGCCTCGCTGAGCTTCCTGCAGCTGCCCTGGCAGCGGGAGCGCCGCGTGTGCAAGATGCCCACCCACCACCGCCGCCGCAGGGCCGCCCGGCTGCACCTCAAGGGGGGGCCTCTGGGCAAGGAGATCCACG CTTTGAAACGTTTGAGGGAAGCCGCCAATGCTAACGATTTAGAAACAG TGCAGCAGCTTCTGGAAGATGGGGCTGACCCCTGTGCTGCTGATGACAAAGGCCGGACAGCGCTGCACTTCGCTTCCTGCAATGGCAATGACCACATTG TGCAGTTACTTTTGGACCATGGAGCTAACCCAAACCAGCGAGATGGTCTAGGAAACACACCCCTGCATTTGG ctgcctgcacAAATCATGTTCCTGTCATTACCATCCTGCTCCATGGAG GTGCTCGAGTAGATGCTGTGGATAGAGCTGGCAGGACTCCACTGCACCTGGCCAAGTCAAAGCTCAATATCTTGCAGGAAGGCTTTTCGCAGAGCCTTGAAGCAGTTCGTCTCGAAGTAAAGCAG ATAATCCAGATGTTGCGGGAGTACCTTAAACGCCTTGGTCGCCATGAACAGCAGAAACAACTGGATAATCTTTGCACCAGGCTACAGATGACTAGCACAAAAGAACAG